A window from Pleuronectes platessa chromosome 6, fPlePla1.1, whole genome shotgun sequence encodes these proteins:
- the vapb gene encoding vesicle-associated membrane protein-associated protein B/C yields MARPEQILVLEPQHELKFRGPFTDVVTATLKLSNPTDRNVCFKVKTTAPRRYCVRPNSGIIDAGNSVNVSVMLQPFDYDPNEKSKHKFMVQSLLAPYDMTDMEGVWKEAKPEELMDSKLRCAFELPLENDKTHESESNQTISSSSVKTEHSVLPKSASVSLDDGEVKKIMEECKRLQMEVQRLREENKQIREDDGLRKRKVTSVAASHSSGMATSAMREEGLSTRVLALCVLLFVIGVIFGKLAL; encoded by the exons ATGGCCAGACCAGAACAAATCTTGGTGCTAGAGCCACAACACGAACTGAAATTCAGAG gCCCGTTCACAGACGTGGTCACTGCCACTCTGAAGCTCAGCAACCCCACAGatagaaatgtgtgtttcaaaGTCAAGACAACTGCACCTCGCAGATACTGCGTGCGCCCAAACAGCGGCATCATTGACGCTGGGAACTCCGTCAATGTTTCTG TCATGCTACAGCCTTTTGACTACGATCCCAATGAAAAGAGTAAACACAAATTCATGGTGCAGTCCCTGCTGGCTCCGTACGACATGACCGACATGGAAGGAGTT TGGAAGGAGGCGAAGCCGGAAGAGCTGATGGATTCAAAGTTGAGATGTGCTTTTGAGCTGCCTCTAGAAAATGACAAAACT CATGAGAGTGAAAGCAACCAAactatctcttcctcctctgttaagACTGAGCACTCCGTGCTGCCCAAGTCAGCCAGTGTCTCGCTGGATGATGGAGAGGTGAAGAAGATCATGGAGGAGTGCAAGCGGCTGCAGATGGAGGTGCAAAGGCTAcgggaagaaaacaaacagatcagG GAGGATGACGGGCTGCGGAAGAGAAAGGTGACGTCAGTGGCCGCTTCTCACTCCTCCGGCATGGCAACCTCGGCTATGAGGGAGGAAGGCCTAAGCACCCGTGTCCTGGCACTCTGCGTGCTGCTCTTTGTCATTGGAGTCATCTTTGGCAAGCTGGCCCTGTAG
- the LOC128442792 gene encoding charged multivesicular body protein 4b, translated as MSLLTKIFGAGGKGGKGPSPQEAIQKLRETEEMLTKKQEFLEKKIEQELQIAKKNGTKNKRAALQALKRKKRYEKQLAQIDGTLSTIEFQREALENANTNTEVLKNMGFAAKAIKSAHENMDIDKVDDLMQNITEQQELAQEISDTISKPVGFGEEFDEDELLAELDELEQEQLDNNLLEIGGAENLPLPNVPSTSLPSRPAKKEEDKDELEDLQRWAMEAM; from the exons ATGTCGTTGTTGACTAAGATATTCGGggcaggaggaaaaggaggaaagggACCGAGCCCGCAAGAGGCAATCCAGAAGCTCCGAGAGACGGAGGAGATGCTAACGAAGAAGCAGGAATTCCTGGAGAAGAAGATCGAGCAGGAGCTGCAGATAGCCAAGAAGAACGGCACGAAAAACAAACGAG CGGCCCTGCAGGCTttgaaaaggaagaagaggtACGAGAAGCAGCTCGCTCAGATCGACGGCACGCTGTCGACCATCGAGTTCCAGAGGGAGGCTCTGGAGAACGCCAACACCAACACTGAAGTGCTCAAGAACATGGGCTTCGCTGCAAAGGCTATCAAGTCTGCCCATGAAAACAT GGACATTGACAAAGTGGACGACCTGATGCAGAACATCAcggagcagcaggagctggcCCAGGAAATATCCGATACCATCTCTAAACCTGTCGGCTTCGGGGAGGAGTTTGATGAG gaTGAACTGCTGGCGGAGCTGGATGAGCTGGAACAGGAGCAGCTGGACAATAACCTGCTGGAGATCGGGGGAGCAGAGAACCTCCCTCTCCCAAACGTGCCTTCTACTTCATTACCTTCCAGACCTG CcaagaaagaggaggacaaggacGAACTGGAGGACCTGCAGCGCTGGGCGATGGAAGCCATGTAA
- the eif2s2 gene encoding eukaryotic translation initiation factor 2 subunit 2, whose translation MSGDEMIFDPNMTKKKKKKKKPFMLDEEGGEGGGGEETKEVEAKEVEPEAGDDKEMELEEDECRKKEPSDDLNDLNFFNQKKKKKKPKKVFENEVEEGLKELKIEGEQTEVPEEDNLDLMLPTKKKKPKKVDFDEGELLEKDDALDDDDGKNNDGVSFSSCMGPAWAGTERDYTYDELLNRVFNIMREKNPDMVAGEKRKFVMKPPQVVRVGTKKTSFVNFTDICKLLHRQPKHLLAFLLAELGTSGSIDGNNQLVIKGRFQQKQIENVLRRYIKEYVTCHTCRSPETILQKDTRLYFLQCETCHSRCSVASIKTGFQAVTGKRAQLRAKAN comes from the exons ATGTCAGGAGACGAG ATGATTTTCGATCCCAACAtgaccaagaagaagaagaagaagaagaagcccttCATGCtggatgaggagggaggagagggcggCGGCGGAGAAGAGACTAAAGAGGTGGAGGCGAAGGAGGTGGAACCAGAGGCCGGAGATGACAAGGAGATGGAACTGGAGGAGGACGAATGCAGGAAGAAAG AGCCATCCGATGATCTGAACGACCTGAACTTCTTCAaccagaagaaaaagaagaagaagcccaaAAAAGTATTTGAAAATGAAGTCGAGGAGGGATTAAAG GAGCTGAAAATTGAAGGAGAGCAGACCGAGGTGCCGGAAGAAGACAACCTGGACTTGATGCTTCcgaccaaaaagaaaaaacccaagAAGGTCGATTTTGACGAGGGAGAACTACTGGAGAAGGACGATG CTCTGGACGACGACGACGGAAAGAACAACGATGGCgtctccttcagctcctgcatGGGACCTGCTTGGGCCGGCACAGAAAGAGACTACACTTATGATGAG CTCCTGAACCGCGTCTTCAACATTATGAGGGAGAAGAACCCAGACATGGTGGccggagagaagaggaagtttgttATGAAGCCTCCTCAGGTGGTGCGAGTGGGAACCAAGAAAACCTCCTTCGTCAACTTCACAGACATCTGCAAACT GTTGCATCGTCAACCTAAACATCTCCTCGCCTTCCTGTTGGCTGAGCTTGGAACAAG TGGTTCTATAGACGGAAATAACCAGCTTGTGATTAAAGGCCGATTTCAACAGAAACAGATAGAAAACGTGTTGAGAAGATATATCA AGGAATACGTGACGTGTCACACCTGCCGCTCCCCAGAGACCATCCTGCAGAAAGACACTCGCCTCTATTTCTTGCAGTGTGAGACCTGCCATTCCCGCTGCTCAGTCGCCAGCATCAAGACCGGTTTCCAGGCTGTGACGGGCAAGAGGGCGCAGCTCCGCGCCAAAGCCAACTAA